From one Paenibacillus terrae HPL-003 genomic stretch:
- a CDS encoding deoxyribonuclease IV has translation MMPKLLIGSHVSTRGGFSKAAIRAREQGGRSFQYFPKNPRSLRLKEWNAADAAACNAYCLKHEIQSIGHSPYPVNPAYGCERGQELYELTVASLRNDLDIAEACGSKGIVVHFGHTHASDPLEGYRNIIGCLDDVLEGWQGKAKILIENQAGDHGPMGTTLEEMVQIRQLCQYPDSIGFCLDTCHAYAAGLWNGGSDEALIEKGDCLGYWPALCGVHLNDSKYPYGSKKDRHARVGQGCIGLEGMRWMTEQEPVRGIPVVLESETGPDGTHREDIQMIQSWQ, from the coding sequence ATGATGCCTAAACTGCTAATCGGCTCTCATGTTAGTACGCGAGGCGGTTTTTCCAAAGCGGCTATACGTGCACGAGAGCAGGGTGGACGCTCTTTTCAATATTTTCCGAAAAATCCACGTAGTCTTAGGCTGAAGGAATGGAATGCTGCGGATGCGGCTGCTTGCAATGCTTACTGTTTAAAGCATGAAATCCAATCTATTGGCCACTCTCCATATCCCGTTAATCCAGCCTACGGGTGCGAACGCGGACAGGAGCTTTATGAGCTGACAGTTGCTTCATTGCGAAACGATCTGGATATCGCTGAAGCCTGTGGTTCAAAGGGGATTGTCGTTCATTTTGGGCATACCCATGCGTCTGATCCGCTGGAGGGCTATCGAAATATCATTGGTTGTCTTGATGATGTGCTGGAAGGATGGCAGGGAAAAGCTAAAATACTGATTGAAAATCAGGCGGGGGATCACGGTCCGATGGGGACTACGCTGGAGGAAATGGTGCAAATTCGCCAGTTGTGTCAATATCCTGACAGCATCGGCTTTTGTCTGGATACCTGTCATGCGTATGCAGCAGGATTATGGAACGGTGGAAGTGATGAGGCGTTGATCGAAAAAGGGGACTGTCTCGGCTATTGGCCGGCCCTGTGCGGAGTTCATTTGAACGATTCCAAATACCCGTATGGCTCCAAAAAAGACAGACATGCGCGTGTCGGGCAGGGATGTATTGGTCTGGAGGGTATGCGCTGGATGACGGAACAGGAGCCAGTAAGGGGCATTCCCGTCGTTTTGGAAAGCGAAACGGGACCTGATGGGACACATCGCGAAGATATTCAAATGATCCAAAGCTGGCAGTAA
- a CDS encoding cyclic-phosphate processing receiver domain-containing protein translates to MHLFMDDYRPCPPGFKLARDAEECLLLLHEYPISVLSLDYDLGPGQPTGKDVAAAIAGKKLYPREIYLHSSSAEGRRAMYELLYANKPEGVTVHNGPVPEERMREIRQESER, encoded by the coding sequence ATGCATTTGTTTATGGACGATTATCGGCCTTGTCCTCCGGGCTTTAAGCTGGCAAGGGATGCGGAGGAATGTTTGTTACTGCTTCATGAATATCCGATTTCGGTGCTATCGCTGGATTATGATTTGGGACCGGGTCAGCCAACGGGGAAAGATGTGGCTGCTGCCATTGCAGGGAAGAAGTTGTATCCGCGTGAAATTTATTTGCATTCCTCCAGTGCGGAGGGCCGACGAGCCATGTATGAGCTGCTGTATGCCAATAAGCCGGAAGGAGTCACCGTGCATAACGGTCCGGTGCCGGAGGAGCGCATGCGCGAGATCAGACAAGAGTCGGAACGATGA
- a CDS encoding thioredoxin family protein has protein sequence MKELGQKEVRRAIWEGCKLALFVYTPICGTCAAARRMLEVAEHLLPEGVVVQSNINYIPELVQEYRISSVPALLLYNGENENPEIIYKMESVEHLLSRIRSVVE, from the coding sequence ATGAAGGAGTTGGGACAAAAGGAGGTGCGTCGCGCCATATGGGAGGGATGCAAGCTGGCTTTGTTTGTGTACACTCCCATATGTGGAACCTGCGCGGCTGCCCGGCGGATGCTGGAAGTGGCAGAGCATTTGCTCCCCGAAGGAGTCGTGGTGCAAAGCAATATTAACTATATTCCCGAACTGGTACAGGAGTACCGGATTTCCAGTGTTCCTGCACTTCTTTTATATAACGGTGAGAACGAAAATCCTGAAATCATCTACAAAATGGAATCTGTGGAACACTTGCTGAGCAGGATAAGGAGCGTGGTGGAATGA
- a CDS encoding ABC transporter ATP-binding protein: MISMKNITLQREDRRILDDVNLDIRENEHWAILGRNGSGKTTLLEMMTGYMFPSRGTVEVLGQTYGQCDVREVRKQIGYISQTLLEKLALKDPVWEVVATGAYAFLRFYQEIPTETKEKAVSLLEGMNLGALMHHPLGTLSQGERKKVMLARSLMAEPRLLIMDEPCAGLDLFEREKMLVEIDRLRKRDLSVVYVTHHIEEIVPLFTHVALIRDGKVAAAGPKKEVLTKELIMYTYEVPVELDWDGERPWIRVCTGG; encoded by the coding sequence ATGATATCCATGAAGAACATCACATTGCAGCGGGAAGATAGACGAATATTAGACGATGTGAATCTTGACATACGGGAAAATGAGCACTGGGCCATTCTGGGGCGTAACGGTTCTGGTAAAACAACATTGCTGGAAATGATGACTGGGTATATGTTTCCGAGTCGTGGGACAGTCGAGGTGCTAGGACAAACATATGGTCAGTGTGACGTGCGAGAAGTACGCAAGCAGATCGGATATATCAGCCAGACGTTGCTGGAGAAATTGGCTTTAAAAGATCCGGTTTGGGAAGTGGTTGCTACTGGAGCGTATGCTTTTTTGCGTTTTTATCAGGAGATTCCGACAGAGACAAAGGAAAAAGCCGTATCTTTGCTGGAGGGGATGAATTTAGGCGCTTTGATGCATCATCCGCTGGGTACCTTATCTCAGGGAGAACGCAAAAAGGTGATGCTGGCCCGTTCACTGATGGCGGAGCCTCGCTTGCTGATTATGGACGAGCCTTGCGCTGGATTGGATCTATTTGAACGGGAAAAAATGCTGGTTGAAATTGATCGGCTTCGCAAGCGGGATTTGTCAGTGGTCTATGTAACCCATCATATTGAGGAGATTGTCCCCCTCTTTACCCATGTGGCGCTAATCCGTGATGGCAAGGTGGCAGCAGCCGGGCCGAAAAAAGAGGTTTTAACGAAAGAATTGATTATGTACACTTATGAAGTTCCAGTTGAGCTGGATTGGGATGGGGAACGTCCCTGGATTCGGGTGTGCACTGGAGGGTAA
- a CDS encoding SAM-dependent methyltransferase, with translation MKFQLSWIGMGNVPGFGCALEGNVILEELYKSTDKQGGTALSSSRFVCTANHGFAPYAQEELRRMFGSVKSTILLPGEIFLATLPADASEAMGTIMGQPPMFLRHLFPVHFQEEGTDLAQVLERLVAFIRNRRELIDQRVSLQVRKGADSSWTESAGALKQALSEQISDLHMELTVQGADVIVSVFADTDTWYAGVSHPQDNLSDWSGGAVRFQKEDGQISRAKFKLLEAEATFGIDFSAFHQGLDIGAAPGGWTSFLLERGLKVTAVDPAKMEPSLMKYANLTFLRKNASEVKFKENTFDLLVCDMSWSPKQMARLVTDLLYSLRSGGTAIVTVKLMHKKPLALIHDVIASFEQSGMQIQRAKQLFHNRDEITLYMIKYGK, from the coding sequence ATGAAGTTCCAGTTGAGCTGGATTGGGATGGGGAACGTCCCTGGATTCGGGTGTGCACTGGAGGGTAACGTTATTTTGGAGGAACTATACAAGAGTACAGATAAACAGGGTGGAACCGCTTTGTCATCGTCAAGATTTGTTTGCACTGCCAACCATGGTTTTGCACCCTATGCCCAAGAAGAGCTTAGAAGAATGTTTGGCTCTGTGAAAAGCACCATTCTTTTACCAGGTGAAATTTTTCTGGCCACATTACCTGCGGATGCCAGTGAGGCAATGGGGACGATTATGGGTCAGCCGCCAATGTTTTTGCGTCACTTATTTCCTGTGCATTTTCAGGAGGAAGGTACGGATTTGGCTCAGGTGCTGGAGCGTTTGGTTGCTTTTATCCGTAACCGCCGAGAACTAATAGATCAGCGTGTTTCTTTGCAGGTGCGTAAAGGAGCTGACAGCAGTTGGACTGAAAGTGCAGGTGCGCTCAAGCAGGCTTTGAGTGAACAAATAAGTGATCTTCACATGGAGCTTACGGTGCAGGGAGCCGACGTTATTGTGTCCGTTTTTGCGGATACGGATACGTGGTATGCAGGTGTGTCGCACCCTCAGGATAATCTATCTGACTGGAGCGGAGGTGCAGTTCGTTTTCAGAAGGAGGACGGACAAATCTCTCGTGCTAAATTTAAGCTGTTGGAAGCAGAAGCGACGTTTGGCATTGATTTTAGCGCTTTTCATCAAGGACTGGATATCGGGGCAGCACCGGGTGGATGGACTTCCTTTTTGCTGGAACGTGGACTCAAAGTAACGGCGGTTGATCCGGCAAAGATGGAGCCTTCGTTGATGAAGTATGCCAATCTGACTTTTTTGCGTAAAAATGCGAGTGAGGTCAAATTCAAAGAAAATACATTCGATCTGCTGGTCTGTGATATGAGTTGGAGTCCCAAACAAATGGCGAGGCTCGTCACCGATTTGTTGTATAGTTTACGCAGTGGCGGTACTGCCATCGTAACGGTCAAGCTAATGCATAAAAAGCCTTTGGCGCTTATTCATGATGTGATCGCTTCGTTCGAGCAGTCCGGCATGCAGATTCAGCGGGCCAAGCAGCTATTCCATAACCGGGATGAGATTACACTGTATATGATCAAGTATGGAAAATAA